In Carya illinoinensis cultivar Pawnee chromosome 10, C.illinoinensisPawnee_v1, whole genome shotgun sequence, one DNA window encodes the following:
- the LOC122278911 gene encoding 2,3-bisphosphoglycerate-independent phosphoglycerate mutase, which translates to MGSSGFSFKLADHPKLPKGKTVAVVVLDGWGEAKPDQYNCISVADTPTMDSLKQGAPERWRLVKAHGTAVGLPTEDDMGNSEVGHNALGAGRIYAQGAKLVDLALASGKIYEGEGFKYIKECFENGTLHLIGLLSDGGVHSRLDQLLLLLKGCSEQNAKRIRVHILTDGRDVLDGSSVGFVETLENELAKLRERGVDAQIASGGGRMYVTMDRYENDWDVVKRGWYAQVLGEAPYKFRSAVEAVKKLREEPKASDQYLPPFVIVDENGKPVGPIFDGDAVVTFNFRADRMTMIAQALEYESFDKFDRVRFPKIHYAGMLQYDGELKLPSHYLVSPPEIERTSGEYLVHNGVRTFACSETVKFGHVTFFWNGNRSGYFNSELEEYIEIPSDSGITFNVQPKMKALEIAEKTRDAILSQKFDQVRVNLPNGDMVGHTGDIGATVVACKAADEAVKMILDAIEQVGGIYVVTADHGNAEDMVKRNKTGQPLLDKNGNIQILTSHTLQPVPIAIGGPGLAPGVQFRKDVPNGGLANVAATVMNLHGFEAPSDYEPSLIEVVDN; encoded by the exons ATGGGGAGCTCAGGATTCTCGTTTAAATTGGCCGATCACCCGAAGCTGCCAAAGGGTAAGACTGTGGCTGTGGTGGTTTTGGACGGCTGGGGTGAGGCCAAGCCCGATCAGTACAACTGCATCTCTGTCGCCGATACTCCCACCATGGATTCCCTCAAACAG gGTGCTCCTGAGAGATGGAGGTTAGTTAAGGCTCACGGTACTGCCGTAGGCCTTCCTACAGAAGATGATATGGGCAACAGTGAGGTTGGTCACAATGCTCTTGGGGCCGGTCGCATCTATGCTCAAGG TGCAAAGCTTGTTGACCTTGCTCTTGCCTCTGGAAAGATTTATGAAGGAGAAGGTTTTAAGTACATAAAGGAATGTTTTGAAAATGGCACATTGCATCTCATTGGGCTTTTGAGTGATGGCGGAGTTCACTCCAGGCTTGATCAGTTGCTG TTATTGCTTAAAGGATGTAGTGAGCAAAATGCTAAGAGAATCCGTGTTCATATTCTTACTGATGGCCGTGATGTTTTGGATGGTTCAAGCGTAGGATTTGTAGAAACTCTTGAGAATGAACTTGCAAAATTACGGGAAAGGGGTGTTGATGCACAGATTGCATCTGGCGGCGGTCGCATGTATGTTACAATGGATCGTTATGAG AATGACTGGGATGTAGTCAAACGTGGATGGTACGCCCAGGTTCTTGGTGAAGCCCCTTACAAATTTAGAAGTGCTGTTGAAGCTGTCAAGAAATTAAGGGAGGAACCTAAGGCCAGTGACCAGTATTTGCCTccttttgttattgttgatgagaaTGGGAAGCCTGTTGGCCCTATATTTGATGGTGATGCAGTGGTTACATTCAACTTCCGAGCAGATCGGATGACTATGATTGCTCAGGCGCTTGAATATGAAAGTTTTGACAAGTTTGATCGAGTTCGATTCCCTAAAATCCATTACGCTGGAATGCTTCAGTATGATGGTGAGTTGAAGCTTCCAAGCCATTACCTTGTTTCGCCTCCAGAGATCGAGAGAACATCTGGTGAATATCTAGTGCACAATGGTGTTCGTACTTTTGCTTGCAG TGAGACTGTCAAATTTGGTCACGTCACTTTCTTCTGGAATGGAAACCGCTCTGGGTATTTCAATTCGGAACTGGAGGAATACATTGAAATTCCAAGTGATTCTGGAATAACTTTCAACGTGCAGCCAAAGATGAAGGCATTGGAGATTGCTGAAAAAACGAGAGATGCTATACTTAGCCAAAAATTCGACCAG GTGCGTGTTAACCTACCAAATGGTGACATGGTGGGCCATACTGGTGATATTGGGGCTACAGTTGTTGCTTGCAAGGCTGCCGATGAAGCTGTCAAG ATGATTCTTGACGCAATAGAGCAAGTGGGTGGAATTTATGTTGTTACTGCAGATCACGGTAATGCAGAGGACATGGTGAAGAGGAACAAGACCGGGCAACCTCTTCTGGACAAGAATGGGAACATTCAAATACTCACTTCCCACACTCTTCAACCA gtgCCAATTGCAATTGGAGGTCCTGGATTGGCGCCTGGTGTTCAGTTTCGCAAGGATGTTCCTAATGGTGGGCTTGCAAATGTTGCTGCAACTGTGATGAATCTCCATGGATTTGAGGCTCCTAGTGACTATGAGCCATCCCTCATCGAAGTTGTTGATAACTAG